The genomic window CAGCAGTCAGCAGTTTTGAGTTGTGGTTCCTCACATTTAGACGCTGATTTACTGTATGTGGTCACGCAGAGACCCCGTTTCAAATATTTGGCCATTAGAGCCGATCAGTTCAGTTTCGATGAGTCAACACTGGTTATTTGAGTTGAATAACCCAGATGAGATGGTTCAATCTAGCTGGTTTAGCTTTTCTGTCTTGACATTTGTCGTGTTGACCTGCAGCTAGGTTTCAGTGGCCTAAAAGAAATATGAATGCGTGTAATGTTTAGTTTGTAGTGTTAGCTTTAACCTTATGAAATGTCCTTTCTAGTAGAGTTGTTGTGGTCGCCATGACACAGACTCACTGGGGGATGGGTAGATTTTGTAAGGGAGCTCCCGAGGCTCAGACTCTCTAAAATGGAGTCTGCTGTGTTGGCTGTATTTACAGAGGAATTTGGCACATTCCAATGACAATTGTTACACTTTTTTCCAAATTGACCACATCAgcagtttttgctttttgtcttcATGTGCTGTGCTGGTTTCCAGGTGCTAATCTACTGCAGATTTTGTGGTCTCTATGCTAAAACACATTATTGTCATATTGTGAAAGGCAGAATGATATATTTCAACTATCACTCCAAACCATCAATGATTTCTTACCACTTATcagtgttcagatgtgtgtagTTATACCTCCCTGACAGCAGGGGTATTTGGTCATGTTAAAGTTATTTGAAATGTACATTTCTGTCAATGATTTGTATGGACTTAACAGTATAAATGGACATTCTATACTGGATAGGTCTCtcaatttttcatttactttttgcTAACAGTAGttaattgatgtatttttaactCTACTGGTCATTCTGACACATTGTTCTTGCTGGATATCAATAGTACATGCCAAAGCATGTTAGAGATGCTTTGAACTGGTTTCACCAAGGCTCAGCTCTTGTGCAATTTAGGTAAATACCACCCACATGCAGCCTTTTTAAGAAACGCCCTGATAGGCAAAGGTAGTATACATCCAATGAGATTGGAGTTGAAACATCAACAGCACATTCACTGGGTTGTGATTTTGAAATTGTAATCAGTATAGCTTCACATACATATAGATTGCATGAAATGGCCATAAAACTACATCTAATAAACCAGCTGGTGTCCTAATGTCTTTTCTCAGTGACATGTTCAAAATCATTAATAAGATGTATTCTGGTCCTGGTGAAaagtatattttcatatttcccCATGCTCCATCTTGaagtattatgtattattacaTCACTGTGTGAATGACTGGTGTGGGTCTGTTGCAGGTGAGAGAGTGCTCAGTCCTCCAGAGGAGCCTTGTTACCTCTGGTTCGTCATGGAGTTCTGTGAAGGCGGTGACCTCAACCAGTTCATCCTGTCTCGGCGGCCCGACCCGCAAACCAACAACAGCTTTATGCTCCAGCTGACCAGTGCCGTTGCTTTCCTGCACGAAAACAACATTGTCCACAGGGACCTCAAACCTGACAACATTCTCATCTCAGAGAAGTCGGGGGCTCCTGTCCTCAAGGTGGCAGACTTTGGCCTGAGTAAAGTTTGCGCTGGTTTAGGAAACACCAGCGAGGGCAAAGAAGGCGAGGACaagaacaaaaatgtcaacGTCAACAAGTTTTGGTTGTCGTCGGCGTGTGGCTCAGATTTCTTCATGGCTCCCGAGGTGTGGGAGGGTCACTACACAGCTAAGGCTGACATATTTGCCCTTGGGATCATCATTTGGGCCATGTTGGAGAGAATTACTTTCATTGACGCTGAGTCTAAGCGCGAGCTGCTGGGAACATATGTGAGACAAGGGACGGACATTGTGCCGGTGGGTGAGGCACTGCTAGAGAATCCAAAGATGGTTCTGAACATCCCACAGAAACGCAGGTCATGCATGTCTGACGGAGTGAGGAAGCTGCTGCAGGACATGCTCGCCGTCAACCCTCAGGACCGGCCCGACGCTTTTGAGCTGCAGGCCAGAATGGACCAGGTCATGTGTGCTGCATGACCCTCAACCAGGTTGTTATACAGGTAGTTATGACTTAATCTTCATATAATCACCCCATGACTGCTGTCATCTTTTTAATGTGCTGTCTTGTCATGTTTATGAAACACAGTAGCTCCAGTTCTATCTGCCAGCACTGTCTGTGAATATAGGGTGCTGTTCACACTGCAGCTGACAGTAGGGCTgagcaattaatcaaatttattttcaattattattttGGCTTCCAGTGATTATGGAAACAAGATAATGGAGATAAAATGATAATTGTGCCGCATTCCGTTTCACAGTGATGCTctggttttgtcttgtgttataaatccagcaCATTGTGTGTCAGAGCAGCCAGACAgcacagtgacagacagacaggaagagcaGAGCTCTTCTTCACAGcatgaatgtgtctgaatttaacagTCAAATGCTCAGTGCTGGAAACAGACTTATTTAGACATCTACAGACTTTGTTTTGCTGATAAGCTgattagaaacctggttacACTTACACATGGCAGAGAAATGGGTGTTCTCCAGGTAGTAAATCTACCTGTGGAAACCTGGTTTCTCTAATCCCAAACTTCCATCACAGAAAGCAGCTTTCTCTTTCATATGACAGTTAAGAAATCAACTTTCTGGAGAAAACCAACTGTATCCTGCTTACTCaggtgcatgtaaacacactgcaggatAATACAAAGTACCATGatgaatgatcattttattattgatcACTCTCCGCACAACATTCATCTTAACAATCACTACAATAATATGATCTCAATTATTGTggcttaatttattttaatttattatttttatagatTGAATATATGTTTAGTAGTGTTTAGTAGGTTGTAGAAGTGCACTACAACgtttttatgtattattatattatatttttcctAAAGGAGCTACACTCCTCTTGTAACAGTAGCTTTcatgtagatgtcctttgaagaatgaggagagggaggattctgagatttgatgcactagtcaatgactcaaaacaactCTACAATAACGTAGGCTGTTATTAAAATCATTAGCAGCTCACTGATATTAATGGTCGTGGGAAATTTTAGCAGCTCATAATACTGAATGAACATAgggggatttttaaaaaagttcagtaaatgcaagatgtttccaaagtcaatgaGTAATCGTGTTAACTAATCACaatctcaatattgaccaaaacaatcatgattataatttttgccataatggAGCAGCTCTAGCTGACAGTGTCCATCTCCTATGTGACATAAATGCTGTCTCATCAAAAAGCAAAGCTACTTGGAGTCACTTTCAAACGATGTGAAACACATGTAGTCATTGTCCACCATTGGAATCTGAAGCCTGCGACTTAGAGTGAATATAGAATGTACTAGAGTAGGAATGCTTTGAAGAACGTCAATTAGATGAATTCAAAGTCAGCCCTCATCTTTTACTTCCTGTAGAAATTCAATACCAAGAAGAATATGACTGAGACAACAAAACCTCTTTACTTCAGTAACATGTATATTAGTAAGACTAGCATCATTCTCCTGAGACATTTTCAATCATTTGGGAGCCACAACAACTCAGATTAGCTAGTGTAACTAAAATACTAATAGTGAGGAATTTGTACTCCTGCACCATCGAGAGCGTCCTCACAGGGAACATCCCTGCCTGGTACGGAAACAGCACTGAACACGACCATAAGACCCTGGAAAACATGGTTTGTTTGACTGAACATACAATAGGTGGTGCCTAAGGGATATTTACACCAGGCGCTGCAAGAATAAGGCTGAGAGAATCATTTAAGATCCCAAACGCCCGAATAACGGCCTTTTCTCTGTGCTGCGGTTGGAAAGAAGGTACCAGATACACCAGACTCATGAAGAGCTTCTACCCTCAGGCCACAAGGATCCTAAATGAGGTTACTGCTTAagactgccccccccccccctcccccccctccttccaaccaaacacacagatttAGTGCTGTTCCTATTCTATTTCAACTCTTTATTGCACAAAATTGAAGGAGGTGGCgggattacatttcactgtgtttggaccttatatgattacatgcaacaaataaacttgattgttAGGCTAGCACTATGCTTGTAAATGTGGATACTGTggaaatctgacattttaagtTTGGCTAAAAGCTGATCATCAAAACCTGATCTGAATCTGTTTTTTGATTCAGGTCATGTTAATATTGCTACGTCATCACCTCTGGAGCTCCAGATAAACTGTCAAAATACATGAGAATACATATGTGAGTGAACTGGCAGGTTAGCATCCTACTGTTTCAAGTTCACAACATCCACTGCAGTGAGTGAGTCCCTTAACATCATAGAGGTGATATGTGCAATGTAAAACTTGTCCAACTCCGCCACTCTGGCCAGTGAAATAGAAGatgtataaatagctgcagTAATGTGGGTGAAACCTGCATATGTGGTTGACCtggacacataaacacaccgaCATCCGACCCTTCTCTGTGACCCTCCTCCCCACTTTGGTTGAACACTGGTCAGACACTGAATGTAACTGACATAAAAGCGTCATGCGTGAACAGAACTGGcctaacaataaaaaaaaactggagagagagagagtagaagAGGATGAACAAAgtcgcggaacctcttgcttttcgTTCCGGTGCCCGTGTTAACGGGTTAGAGCAACCACGCAGCGCATCATCCAGAGATTCAGCGACTCCCctattttttctcatttgggGAACTTGGTGTCTCTTGGAGTGGTGACAGCAGGGTTCAAAGTGAtggaataatcaatataatcaattttttaaaaaaagccgTCCTttgtgaggagtgtatgtggctgacacTGAAGTAGCCCCAGCCAGACCCCACCATGACTGTCACCTCACATATTATTCATTTTGCACAATTGAGCACATGCTTCTCAACTTCTTTTCTGTCtgaactaaaaaaataaatgaaatgaataatgaaatgatatgaaacattctattaTTGATGACCATTATACTCAGTTAGAGGTAGGCTGTGTGGCCCAGGCGTAAGGAATCATCTTTGTATGATGGCTTGAGTGACAGTCTGTTCAGGCCTATACTCTGATGGCTGTCAGTCAGGTGCAGTAAACGACACATGCAGTGTGAGGTGTTGTGACATGTTCCAGTTCCACGGGGGTGAATAGTAAATATGAAAGCGCAAGGGTAggtgagctgtgtgtgtctggcccAGGGCACATATTTAGAAACTGCTGTGGCCGTGCTGTCTTAAGTTTGTGCTGGAGCTAACCAGGACACCTCTTATGCAACTAAAGCCCCAGCCACCCCTGGCCCCTAGGGCACAGATCCATCAACACACAGATGCCTGTGTTTCAAAGAGGCTGAGTGAGCATTTACTGGCTCCGCCTGTTGTTTTGCACATAGATAGTTCATGTTAGCACATATGAACTGCTTGTTGATTAACTAAACTTACCATTTCTTCATTGTTCTTTTCTGTATGAAAGACATT from Thunnus maccoyii chromosome 3, fThuMac1.1, whole genome shotgun sequence includes these protein-coding regions:
- the LOC121894281 gene encoding serine/threonine-protein kinase 35-like; its protein translation is MDTGGGDSCRRRTRNTRACSRQQTRARADESSVLRCLSVGNTGEDHDMEEDIGLFKQDNLERRVMAPRYSLLREVGRGTYGVVYEAVARRSGAKVAVKKLRCDAPENVELALQEFWALASLEKRHQNVVQLEECVLQRNGMAQKMSHGNKRSKQYLRLVETSLKGERVLSPPEEPCYLWFVMEFCEGGDLNQFILSRRPDPQTNNSFMLQLTSAVAFLHENNIVHRDLKPDNILISEKSGAPVLKVADFGLSKVCAGLGNTSEGKEGEDKNKNVNVNKFWLSSACGSDFFMAPEVWEGHYTAKADIFALGIIIWAMLERITFIDAESKRELLGTYVRQGTDIVPVGEALLENPKMVLNIPQKRRSCMSDGVRKLLQDMLAVNPQDRPDAFELQARMDQVMCAA